AAAATCCGCGTTTTATCGCACCCGGAGAGGCCCCATGCGGACGTATCGGATTGCCCCCAGCATCCTTTCGGCCAACTTCGCGCGCCTCGGCGAGGAGGTGACCGCGGTGATCGCGGCCGGCGCCGACCTCATCCATTTCGATGTGATGGACAACCATTACGTCCCCAACCTGACCGTGGGGCCGCTGGTGTGCGAGGCGATCCGGCCGTTGACCGACGCCTTGATCGATGTGCACTTGATGGTGAAGCCGGTGGACCGCATCATCCCCGACTTCGCCAAAGCCGGCGCCAACATCATTTCGTTCCATCCCGAAGCCTCCGAACACATCGACCGCACCATCGGCCTCATCCACGACTGCGGTTGCAAGGCGGGGCTCGTGTTCAACCCAGCCACGCCGCTCAGCTATTTGGACTACACGCTGAAGAAGCTGGACCTGGTGCTGATCATGTCGGTGAATCCCGGTTTCGGCGGGCAGAAGTTCATCCCCGAGGCCCTCGACAAGCTGCGGGAGGTGCGTCGGCGCATCGATGCCTGCGGGCGGGAGATCTGGCTCGAGGTGGATGGCGGCGTGAAGGTGGACAACATCGCCGAAATCGCCCGGGCGGGCGCCGACACCTTCGTCGCCGGCTCCGCGATCTACGGGACAAAAGACTACAAGGCGACCATCGCAGCGATGCGGGCGGAGCTGGAAAAAGCCTGAGGCCGAAACACGTGAATTCCCGCTTCCCCATCCCCGTGGGCGCAGTCGTTCTGGATCTCGACGGGACCCTGCTCGACACCGTCGATGACCTGGCGGTGGCGGCAAACGCCATGCTCCAGGAGCTGGGTTTCGAACCGCTGCCGGAGCCCGTCATTCGCACCCACATCGGCAAGGGCCTCCAGAACCTTGTCACCCGTTGCCTGGCGGAGGTGACCGGCGCTGAGCCGACTGCGGCGCAGGTCGAGCGGGCATTGGCTGTCTTCGAGCCCCATTACCGGGCGAACCTCTGCGTGCGCACCCGTCCCTACCCCGGTGTGGTGGAGGGGCTCGAAGCGCTGCGCCAAGCGGGTTTCCCGCTCGGCTGCGTGACCAACAAGGCTGAACGCTTCACGCTGCCGCTCCTCCAGCAAGCGGGCCTTGCGCCGTATTTCGATCTGGTAATCGGCGGCGATACCCTGCCGCGCAAGAAACCAGACCCGCTGCCGCTCGTGCACGCAGCCGAACGCTTTGGCGTACCCCCAGCCCAGCTCCTGTTGGTGGGCGATTCCCCGAACGACACCCAGGCGGCCCGCGCGGCTGGCTGCCCGGTGGTCTGCGTGCCCTACGGCTACAGCGAAGGCGCCAAGGTGCAGGATCTCGACTGTGATGCTATAGTAGCAAGCGTGCGCGAGGTTCCCAGCCTTCTACGCAAAGTTCAGCCGTGAACCCCAAGAGGATTGAGACCGAACCGTTCGTGATCCGGCGCTGGCGCCCTGAGCGCCCCTGACGTCCCCTGGCTGCCTCCCGGCTCGGCGGCTCGAGCCCCCGGTTTTCGGTTTCAAGCCCTTCTTGTGGAGACTTCCATGACTGAACTGGAATTCAACCATTGGGCCGCGCGCGGCTATAACCGCGTGCCCGTGGTCCTAGAGACCCTGGCCGACCTGGACACCCCCCTGTCCATCTACCTCAAGCTCGCCAACCGCCCGTATTCCTATCTTCTGGAATCGGTGATCGGGGGAGAGCGCTTTGGCCGCTACTCCATCATCGGCCTGCCCGCGGATCTTCGGATCGAAGTGACGGGCCACCAGGTGGCCCTCCACCAGCGCAGTGTCCTGCTCGAGCAGATCCAGACCACGCAGCCCCTCGACTTCATTAAGGATTACCTCGGCCGCTTCAAGG
This portion of the Pelomicrobium methylotrophicum genome encodes:
- the rpe gene encoding ribulose-phosphate 3-epimerase; the protein is MRTYRIAPSILSANFARLGEEVTAVIAAGADLIHFDVMDNHYVPNLTVGPLVCEAIRPLTDALIDVHLMVKPVDRIIPDFAKAGANIISFHPEASEHIDRTIGLIHDCGCKAGLVFNPATPLSYLDYTLKKLDLVLIMSVNPGFGGQKFIPEALDKLREVRRRIDACGREIWLEVDGGVKVDNIAEIARAGADTFVAGSAIYGTKDYKATIAAMRAELEKA
- a CDS encoding phosphoglycolate phosphatase, giving the protein MNSRFPIPVGAVVLDLDGTLLDTVDDLAVAANAMLQELGFEPLPEPVIRTHIGKGLQNLVTRCLAEVTGAEPTAAQVERALAVFEPHYRANLCVRTRPYPGVVEGLEALRQAGFPLGCVTNKAERFTLPLLQQAGLAPYFDLVIGGDTLPRKKPDPLPLVHAAERFGVPPAQLLLVGDSPNDTQAARAAGCPVVCVPYGYSEGAKVQDLDCDAIVASVREVPSLLRKVQP